The Populus trichocarpa isolate Nisqually-1 chromosome 2, P.trichocarpa_v4.1, whole genome shotgun sequence genome has a window encoding:
- the LOC7460443 gene encoding transcription factor MYB63: protein MGRAPCCEKVGLKKGRWTAEEDEKLAKYIQANGEGSWRSMPKNAGLLRCGKSCRLRWINYLRADLKRGNISTEEEEIIVQLHASLGNRWSLIASYLPGRTDNEIKNYWNSHLSRRIHSFRRSASESLPLITETAKEGVLTKGKGGRAGRFAVKKNKNSHTPKDATRASTKKPLMENNTSNCHNSNIEVMQLLQTPAIEKETLSSAINDTVIWDPCEDDKEQMDLVMPSPYPETGRGMVGSSGEKATLVVSHSDEITSGNSMLCPSVGEIENDSSGPFYQGIENTLCFDEVTDKELLDPNGGSTLNEERQDGLVVRSEERENGVLSPNKTVYDSIGYLSSNGESGEWHSCSSISISGFDDWIWDDVMGGHVEGGGDHLIQEDNMLSCLWESDQVEWGGGGTGL, encoded by the exons ATGGGAAGGGCACCTTGTTGTGAAAAAGTGGGCTTGAAGAAAGGGAGGTGGACTGCAGAAGAGGATGAGAAATTGGCCAAGTATATTCAAGCTAATGGAGAAGGGTCTTGGAGGTCAATGCCCAAGAATGCAG GGTTACTGAGGTGTGGGAAGAGTTGCAGACTGAGATGGATTAACTATTTGAGAGCTGATCTGAAGAGAGGAAACATATCGACAGAGGAGGAAGAGATCATCGTGCAATTGCATGCTTCTTTGGGCAACAG ATGGTCTTTGATAGCCAGTTACTTACCAGGAAGAACGGACAATGAGATAAAGAACTACTGGAATTCTCATCTGAGCAGAAGGATCCACAGTTTTAGAAGGTCTGCAAGTGAAAGTCTACCATTGATCACGGAAACAGCCAAGGAGGGCGTGTTAACCAAAGGAAAAGGAGGTCGAGCAGGTAGATTTgcagtaaagaaaaacaaaaatagccaCACTCCAAAAGATGCCACCAGGGCGTCGACAAAGAAACCTCTCATGGAAAACAATACCAGTAATTGCCATAATTCAAACATTGAAGTCATGCAATTGCTGCAGACACCagcaatagaaaaagaaaccttGTCAAGTGCAATCAATGATACGGTAATTTGGGATCCATGTGAAGATGATAAGGAACAAATGGACCTCGTTATGCCAAGTCCCTATCCAGAAACTGGAAGAGGAATGGTGGGTTCAAGTGGGGAGAAAGCAACCCTGGTCGTAAGCCACAGTGACGAAATTACAAGTGGGAATTCAATGTTGTGCCCTAGTGTTGGCGAGATAGAAAATGACAGCTCAGGGCCATTCTATCAAGGCATTGAGAACACACTGTGTTTTGATGAGGTTACGGACAAGGAGTTGCTGGATCCAAATGGGGGTTCGACATTAAATGAGGAGCGACAAGATGGTCTCGTGGTTCGcagtgaagagagagaaaatggggTTTTAAGTCCAAACAAAACAGTTTATGACTCCATTGGTTATTTGAGCTCAAATGGAGAGAGTGGTGAGTGGCACTCGTGTTCTTCAATAAGTATATCAGGTTTTGATGATTGGATCTGGGATGATGTGATGGGAGGACATGTCGAAGGAGGAGGAGATCATTTGATTCAAGAAGACAACATGCTATCTTGCTTGTGGGAGAGCGATCAGGTGGAGTGGGGAGGAGGAGGCACTGGACTATGA